One part of the Triplophysa rosa linkage group LG5, Trosa_1v2, whole genome shotgun sequence genome encodes these proteins:
- the LOC130554746 gene encoding uncharacterized protein LOC130554746, with translation MLPVLNVLPVCTGSPFNKAAFRSSNCQASEQFVTTLSRILQKHNFRMKQLYMVPFERNSVRVKDLRHDYVQTVLDFDATELPHEFIYVDEAGFNLAKTRHRGRNVVGQRAVVNVPWQCGGNITLFAAIIVQGVLHHHATLDPYNTGQIIAFLDALDAVVQDRPQQPLFVVIWDNVSFHRAALVRDWFNNHNHFTLLYLPPYSPFLTAIKKFFSVWRWKVYDRQPHARMTLLQAMEEACGDIEVGSIRGWILHTRLYFPRCLAREDVDEVLWPDPNRRRDP, from the exons ATGCTGCCTGTCTTGAACGTATTGCCTGTTTGTACCGGTTCTCCTTTTAATAAAGCTGCATTTAGATCATCAAACTGTCAAGCCTCAGAGCAGTTCGTAACAACACTAAGTCGCATCCTACAGAAACATAACTTCAGAATGAAGCAGCTGTACATGGTGCCATTTGAAAGGAACAGTGTCAGGGTCAAGGATCTGCGCCATGATTATGTGCAG ACAGTTCTGGATTTTGATGCCACCGAACTGCCACATGAGTTCATCTATGTGGATGAGGCAGGTTTCAATCTGGCCAAAACCAGGCATCGGGGCCGTAACGTAGTTGGACAAAGGGCTGTTGTAAATGTCCCTTGGCAGTGTGGGGGAAATATCACCTTGTTTGCTGCAATTATTGTCCAAGGAGTCCTGCATCACCATGCCACTCTAGATCCCTACAATACAGGACAGATCATTGCATTCCTAGATGCACTAGATGCAGTTGTGCAGGACAGACCACAGCAGCCCTTGTTTGTTGTCATCTGGGATAATGTTAGTTTCCACCGGGCTGCTCTGGTCCGAGATTGGTTCAACAACCATAACCATTTCACACTTTTATACCTGCCCCCTTACAGCCCCTTTCTAACTGCAATCAAGAAATTCTTTTCAGTGTGGCGGTGGAAAGTATATGATCGGCAACCACACGCCCGCATGACTCTTCTGCAAGCAATGGAAGAGGCGTGCGGAGACATTGAGGTGGGATCAATCCGAGGGTGGATTCTGCACACGAGGCTATATTTTCCCCGATGCCTAGCCCGCGAGGATGTTGATGAGGTCTTGTGGCCAGATCCGAACAGAAGGCGGGATCCATAA